The genomic stretch AAAGGGCTTTCATGACATCAGACCTTGAATTGAAAAAACTCAGGATCGGCTCCGTCCGTCGAAATCATCCCTCCTTCCCGCTCCAAATCCCCAGCGCCTTCAGGCAATCGAGCGCCGCAGGGATACGCTTTTTTGCATCCTCCAACGTCGGAATTTTCGCATTGAGAGCGAACGGATAGTTCAGCCCTTCCACCTCCACCCAGCCGACCCACCACCCCACCTGCTGGCCGGTGCTGCCGGACCATCCCGTCTTTGCATAAATTGCAGCACCCAGGATGTTATCGTAGATCGTCAGCTCCCGCACCGCAGGTAGCGTCTCCTTCTTCAGCGGAATCTTGCGGTCTGACAACCGACGCAAAAATTCCACCTGCTGTAGCGCCGAAATCTCCAGTGGCCCCTCCAGCCAAAACCGCCTCCCGATGTCATCACCCGTCTGCTGGTTGCCATAGTCAAAGGAGCTCAGATAGCTTTTGATGCGCACCATTCCCACCCGCTTCGCCACTTGATGGAAGATGGCCACGTTGGACAGCTTCATCGCCTCCTTCAGGTTCATGTCCCGCTCCCAATCCTTCAGCCACTCCTTCGTCCCTCCATAGGGGATCACCTCCTCCACATCCTTCACGGCTCCCGTGTCCAGGCCCATCAGAGCCATCGGAATTTTGAACGTCGAAGCTGGGAGAAACCCCTGCTTGGCGCGCTCTGGATTGTAAACATGCAGCGTGTCCGTGACCGGATTCAGCACCAAAAAGCATCCCTCAAGGCCTTGCTTTTCAAAAAACACGTTCAGCCTTGGTTCCACCACCACCTTCTGAGCCATCGCCGGATGGATCAGACAAATGGATCCAACAAACAGGAAAAGAAATAGGGCTCGCATGATCGTTCCCAAAATAATCAAGCAGCCGAAAAAAGAAAAGACCGAATCAATCCACCCTCACCCCATCTCGTCGCCTTCAGTTTTCCACCGAAACATCACATAACACCACTACTTCTTTTAGTTGCCCATTGCTCCCAACTACCATTCCAAAAACCCACCACCGCACCCCGCCCTCTTAATCCTGTAAAAAATCCTCTCAGCCCTCCCCCCGCCCCGCCTCCTTGCTCCTTGCCTCCCTCCCCCGCCCTTGCTACCAATGCTCCCTGCATGACGCGTACCCGTTGGCTCATCGCCAGTCTCTGGCTCCTGCTGTTCTGGCTCATCGCCAGCACGGTCTGGATGCCTGCGCTACAGCGGAAACTTGAAGTCGCCGCCACGGACTTGCTCAAGGATGTGCCCACAGGCTACCCTACTGTCGAGGTCACCTTCAGCGGTCAGCAGGCCACGCTCACAGGCCAGGTGCGCCACGAAGCCGAAAAGGCCGAACTTGAAAAACGCATCGCCAGCCAGTTGCGGCTGCCATCCTGGTTAGGCAGCGGGATGAATCCCGTCACCGCAGTCCACAGCGAGATAGAGATTTCACCCTACCCTTCCGGCTGGCTTCTGCTCGCTGCGCAGGGTTCCCGCGCCATCGTCTATGGCACCCTCGGCAGTGATGAAGAAGCCCGTGATGTCGCCCGTTTCCTCGAAGATCGCTGGGCCAAAGATCGCGCACACCTCACCAGCCAGATCAAAAAGGATGTCACCCGTTTTGATGAAGCCGCCGACATCCAGACCACGCTAGATCGCCTGCCCAAACCTCTTCGGGAGGGTGGCGATTCCGCCCAGATCCATCTCGCACGCCTGGGTGCCGGGTGGGAAAGGCTGACGCTGGATGCCCCGGATGAACTTCTGCGCGACCAGTTTTCCACCTACCCGCTCACCCCCACCGAGTGGGAAACCATCGTCCAGCCTGCCATCAAGCGCACCCGCAACTACCAGGCAACCGAGCGCGCCCGCATCGCTGAAGCGGAAAAACAGAGCAAGCTTGCCCCACCCCATGTCTTTCTCGCGGCACGTGATCAGCGACTGCTCCTGCGCGGCGAAATCGCCAGCCTGAAAATCAAACGTGAGCTCCTCAATGCCGTCATCACCACCTTCCCTGGCTGGCGTGTGCTGGATGATCTGCGTGTCAATGACCAGCGCCGCGCCGTGGCCGAGTTTGGTCCCATCACCACCGCCCTGCTCCCGCAGGCGGGTGAAGGCAAAAGCGGCAAGTCTTTGACCCTCGGCCTCTCCGGCAGCGCCTGGCAATTTGTGGACTGGCAAGTCGGTGGTGAAGCCCAGCCCTGGCGCGATCTCCTGCCCACAGATCTCCCACCCAGCCTCCTTCAGGAAGACAGCCGCATGGTCACCCAGTGGCTCCAGGGAAATGCCCAGGGCATCCCCACCCTGCCCATCCCGGCCCAGCCCAGCTTCCTCACGCTCACCCTCCTGCCTGGCAAGGTCATCCTGGCCGGCCAGCTCGCGGAGGAG from Prosthecobacter algae encodes the following:
- a CDS encoding penicillin-binding transpeptidase domain-containing protein; translated protein: MRALFLFLFVGSICLIHPAMAQKVVVEPRLNVFFEKQGLEGCFLVLNPVTDTLHVYNPERAKQGFLPASTFKIPMALMGLDTGAVKDVEEVIPYGGTKEWLKDWERDMNLKEAMKLSNVAIFHQVAKRVGMVRIKSYLSSFDYGNQQTGDDIGRRFWLEGPLEISALQQVEFLRRLSDRKIPLKKETLPAVRELTIYDNILGAAIYAKTGWSGSTGQQVGWWVGWVEVEGLNYPFALNAKIPTLEDAKKRIPAALDCLKALGIWSGKEG
- a CDS encoding BON domain-containing protein, which codes for MTRTRWLIASLWLLLFWLIASTVWMPALQRKLEVAATDLLKDVPTGYPTVEVTFSGQQATLTGQVRHEAEKAELEKRIASQLRLPSWLGSGMNPVTAVHSEIEISPYPSGWLLLAAQGSRAIVYGTLGSDEEARDVARFLEDRWAKDRAHLTSQIKKDVTRFDEAADIQTTLDRLPKPLREGGDSAQIHLARLGAGWERLTLDAPDELLRDQFSTYPLTPTEWETIVQPAIKRTRNYQATERARIAEAEKQSKLAPPHVFLAARDQRLLLRGEIASLKIKRELLNAVITTFPGWRVLDDLRVNDQRRAVAEFGPITTALLPQAGEGKSGKSLTLGLSGSAWQFVDWQVGGEAQPWRDLLPTDLPPSLLQEDSRMVTQWLQGNAQGIPTLPIPAQPSFLTLTLLPGKVILAGQLAEEALRTRLIEAARQTYGSQAVIFSEALLARGTCEPTPDVEQTVRSLPPLPAADESPTVAFARPGQVWKSLPATQDLLTPGALAKSGLTPPGFPGAMAEDTFAAEAYDHLRHHWRQPPALGPQENPAR